The Cryptococcus neoformans var. neoformans B-3501A chromosome 4, whole genome shotgun sequence genome has a window encoding:
- a CDS encoding hypothetical protein (Match to EST gb|CF187575.1|CF187575; HMMPfam hit to EFG_C, Elongation factor G C-terminus, score: 109.9, E(): 6e-30; HMMPfam hit to EFG_IV, Elongation factor G, domain IV, score: 109.4, E(): 8.3e-30; HMMPfam hit to GTP_EFTU, Elongation factor Tu GTP binding domain, score: 190.8, E(): 2.7e-54; HMMPfam hit to GTP_EFTU_D2, Elongation factor Tu domain 2, score: 45.1, E(): 2e-10) gives MSTEDYDEFGNYIGGDLDSDDESDVSISPAAPPPAAPGPSAGPSASYAPLEGFDEDEAMEDEEPGMAMQLHGVDGSTGQQVVLHEDKKYYATAEETYGPDVEALVQEEDLQPLSEPIVQPIKQKSFTVQEKGLPETRFDRNFMIDLMDHPSMIRNVMVAGHIHHGKTSLLDMLVFETHKMTWDADQQTRYTDTHILSRARGISVKSGPMSLVLQNSKGKSNLINIIDTPGHANFVDEVASIARLTDGVVIVVDVVEGVMHGTEQVIRHAMQEKLKMVLVVNKMDRLILELRLPPSEAFFKIKHTIEEVNSIIASIDPDDSFRHSPERGNVAFSSTQMGWCFTLKTFANMYADTFGSFDIDEFSLRLWGNIYFDSSTRKFTRKPADVESKRSFVHFILEPLYKLYTQVLSADQETLKETLADLQITLKPSVYKMDVRPLLKVVLEAFFGPSVGLIDMITEFLPSPQGGAEAKIRHTYTGPLTSNLADSMISCDPQGPTVVHVTKLYHTADAEHFRAFGRVMSGTVKVGQVVKVLGEGYSLEDEEDMISAIVDGIMIDESRYNVDIERAPAGNLVLLSGVDASISKTATIVSKDVDDDLYIFRPIKHMTASVLKVAVEPVAPSNLPKMLDGLRKVNKSYPLVTTKVEESGEHIILGTGELYMDSVLHDLRKLFSEIEIKVSDPVTKFCETVVETSALKCYAETPNKKNKLTMISEPLEAGIAADIEAGRVSMKMTNKERGKFFESNYQWDLLASRNIWAFGPDENGPNALINDTLPSEVDSKLLSSVKESVKQGFQWGTREGPLCDEPIRGVKFRILDASLAQEPIYRGGGQIIPTARRVCYSSFLLATPRLLEPVYYVEVQAPADCVAAVYTVLSRRRGHVTKDIPKPGSPLYTVKAFIPVLDANGFETDLRTATLGQAFCQMSFDHWSVVPGDPTDSSIQLRPLEPAMGQSLARDLVLKTRRRKGLSDSIAVSKYLEDETIIAISASGNADLLG, from the exons ATGTCCACAGAAGATTACGACG AGTTTGGTAACTATATCGGAGGTGATCTCGACTCCGACGATGAGTCCGACGTCTCCATTTCCCCTGCTGCTCCTCCGCCTGCGGCTCCTGGACCTTCAGCTGGGCCGTCAGCGAGCTATGCTCCTCTTGAAGGTTtcgatgaagacgaggcaatggaagatgaggaacCCGGCATGGCCATGCAGCTCCACGGCGTCGATGGTTCAACAGGCCAACAAGTAGTCCTGCACGAGGATAAAAAGTACTACGCCACTGCTGAGGAGACCTACGGTCCGGATGTTGAGGCGTTGGTACAGGAAGAGGATCTGCAACCTCTTTCTGAACCCATTGTGCAGCCGATCAAACAAAAGTCATTTACCGTACAGGAAAAGGGATTGCCTGAAACTCGGTTTGACCGAAA CTTTATGATTGATTTGATGGATCACCCTTCAATGATCCGAAATGTCATGGTTGCCGGACATATCCATCATGGAAAAACTTCATTGTTAGATATGCTGGTGTTTGAGACCCACAAAATGACTTGGGATGCCGACCAACAG ACTCGATATACTGATACGCACATACTCTCGCGTGCTCGCGGTATTTCCGTTAAATCTGGCCCTATGtctcttgttcttcaaAACTCTAAAGGAAAGTCAAATCTCATCAATATTATCGACACTCCAGGTCACGCCAACTTCGTTGACGAGGTCGCCTCAATTGCCCGGCTTACCGATGGTGTGGTCATTGTGGTGGATGTGGTTGAAGGTGTGATGCACGGCACCGAGCAAGTGATCCGTCACGCAATGCAGGAGAAGTTAAAAATGGTGTTGGTTGTAAACAAGATGGATAGATTGATCTTGGAGTTGCGTTTACCGCCTAGCGAAGCTTTCTTCAAAATAAAGCACACcattgaagaagtcaaCTCTATCATTGC GTCAATCGATCCTGATGACTCCTTCCGTCATTCTCCTGAAAGAGGCAACGTAGCGTTTTCGTCAACGCAGATGGGTTGGTGTTTTACCCTCAAAACATTCGCCAACATGTATGCGGACACTTTTGGCTCTTTCGATATCGATGAGTTTTCTCTCCGATTATGGGGCAACATCTACTTTGACTCTTCCACCCGAAAGTTCACTCGCAAGCCTGCCGACGTCGAGAGCAAGCGTTCATTCGTACACTTTATTTTGGAGCCTTTGTACAAACTCTATACTCAA GTATTGAGTGCAGACCAGGAAACACTGAAAGAAACATTGGCCGATTTGCAGATCACACTCAAACCTTCAGTATACAAGATGGATGTCAGACCCCTGTTGAAGGTCGTGTTGGAGGCATTTTTTGGCCCATCAGTTGGATTGATAGACATGATCACAGAATTTctaccttctcctcaagGAGGCGCTGAAGCGAAA ATACGGCACACGTACACCGGACCTCTCACTTCTAACCTTGCCGATTCTATGATCAGCTGTGACCCCCAAGGACCCACTGTTGTACATGTGACCAAGCTCTACCATACTGCCGATGCCGAACATTTCCGTGCTTTTGGACGTGTCATGAGTGGAACTGTCAAAGTTGGTCAAGTTGTCAAGGTGCTGGGAGAAGGTTACTCTTtagaagacgaagaagatatgATCAGTGCCATTGTGGATGGTATTATGATTGATGAGTCCAG ATATAACGTGGATATTGAACGTGCTCCCGCTGGAAATCTTGTCCTCCTATCTGGCGTTGATGCGTCCATTTCCAAGACTGCTACAATCGTCTCaaaagatgttgatgacGATCTCTATATCTTCCGTCCCATAAAGCACATGACAGCTTCAGTTCTCAAGGTTGCTGTTGAACCTGTTGCCCCGTCCAACCTACCAAAAATGCTTGATGGTCTGCGAAAGGTCAACAAGTCATACCCTCTTGTCACTAccaaggttgaggagagtGGAGAGCACATCATCCTCGGTACAGGAGAGCTATACATGGACTCTGTCTTACATGATTTAAGAAAGTTATTCTCAGAAATAGAGATCAAGGTCTCAGATCCTGTCACCAAGTTCTGTGAAACAGTAGTGGAAACTTCTGCTTTGAAATGCTACGCCGAAACGCCCAACAAGAA GAATAAACTGACCATGATCTCCGAACCGCTCGAGGCCGGGATTGCCGCCGACATTGAGGCTGGCAGAGTCAGCATGAAGATGACCAAtaaagaaagagggaagttCTTTGAGAGCAATTACCAATGGGATCTGCTGGCTTCCAGGAACATCTGGGCCTTTGGGCCGGACGAAAATGGGCCGAACGCGTTGATTAATGACACCCTGCCCTCCGAG GTGGACAGTAAGCTCTTATCGAGCGTCAAGGAAAGCGTGAAGCAGGGCTTCCAGTGGGGTACCCGTGAAGGACCTCTATGTGACGAACCCATTCGCGGTGTCAAATTCCGCATTCTTGATGCCTCTCTCGCACAAGAACCTATCTACCGAGGGGGCGGCCAAATTATCCCAACCGCTCGACGAGTTTGTtactcctccttcctcctggccacccctcgtcttctcgaACCTGTATACTATGTTGAGGTTCAGGCTCCTGCCGATTGCGTCGCCGCTGTGTACACAGTCCTCTCTCGCCGACGTGGCCATGTCACTAAAGACATTCCTAAACCTGGTTCTCCGCTCTACACCGTCAAGGCATTCATTCCTGTGCTCGACGCAAACGGATTTGAAACTGATTTGAGGACCGCAACATTGGGTCAGGCATTCTGTCAAATGAGCTTTGACCACTGGAGTGTTGTGCCTGGAGATCCCACTGACAGCAGCATACAGCTAAGACCTTTGGAACCGGCGATGGGACAGAGTTTAGCTAGGGATTTGGTCCTGAAGACCAGGCGAAGGAAGGGTTTGAGTGACAGTATCGCTGTGAGCAAATacttggaagatgag ACGATCATTGCTATCAGCGCATCTGGTAATGCAGATTTGTTGGGTTAG